A part of Rhinolophus ferrumequinum isolate MPI-CBG mRhiFer1 chromosome 11, mRhiFer1_v1.p, whole genome shotgun sequence genomic DNA contains:
- the B4GAT1 gene encoding beta-1,4-glucuronyltransferase 1, with product MQMSYAIRCAFYQLLLAALMLVAMLQLLYLSLLSGMHGQEEQDQYFEFFPPSPRSVDQVKAQLRTALASGGVLDASGDYRVYRGLLKTTMDPNDVILATHASVDNLLHLSGLLERWEGPLSVSVFAATKEEAQLATVLTYALSSHCPDMRARVAMHLVCPSRYEAAVPDPREPGEFALLRSCQEVFDKLARVAQPGINYALGTNVSYPNNLLRNLAREGANYALVIDVDMVPSEGLWRGLREMLDQSKQWAGTALVVPAFEIRRARRMPTNKNELLQLYQVGEVRPFYYGLCTPCQATTNYSRWVNLPEETLLRPAYVVPWQDPWEPFYVAGGKVPTFDERFRQYGFNRISQACELHVAGFDFEVLNEGFLVHKGFKEALKFHPQKEAENQHNKILYRQFKQELKAKYPDSSRHC from the exons ATGCAGATGTCCTACGCCATCCGGTGCGCCTTCTACCAGCTGCTGCTGGCGGCGCTAATGCTGGTGGCGATGCTACAGCTACTCTACCTGTCGCTGCTGTCCGGGATGCACGGACAGGAGGAGCAAGACCAGTACTTCGAGTTCTTCCCCCCCTCCCCGAGGTCCGTGGACCAGGTCAAGGCGCAGCTCCGCACCGCGCTGGCCTCCGGAGGCGTCCTGGACGCCAGCGGCGACTACCGCGTCTATAGAGGCCTACTGAAGACCACCATGGACCCCAATGATGTGATCCTGGCCACGCACGCCAGCGTGGACAACCTGCTGCATCTGTCGGGCCTGTTGGAGCGCTGGGAGGGCCCGCTATCTGTATCGGTGTTCGCCGCCACCAAAGAAGAGGCGCAGCTGGCCACGGTGCTGACCTACGCGCTGAGCAGTCACTGCCCGGATATGCGCGCTAGGGTCGCCATGCACCTTGTGTGCCCCTCGCGCTATGAGGCCGCCGTGCCCGACCCCCGGGAGCCGGGGGAGTTTGCCCTGCTGCGGTCCTGCCAGGAGGTCTTCGACAAGCTAGCCAGGGTGGCCCAGCCCGGGATCAATTACGCGCTGGGCACCAATGTATCGTATCCCAATAACCTGCTGAGGAATCTGGCTCGTGAGGGGGCCAACTATGCCCTGGTAATCGATGTGGACATGGTGCCCAGCGAGGGACTGTGGAGAGGGCTGCGGGAAATGCTGGATCAGAGCAAGCAGTGGGCGGGCACAGCGCTGGTGGTGCCTGCCTTCGAGATCCGCCGAGCCCGCCGCATGCCCACAAACAAGAATGAGCTCCTGCAGCTGTACCAGGTGGGGGAGGTGCGGCCCTTCTATTATGGGCTGTGCACTCCCTGCCAGGCAACCACCAACTATTCCCGCTGGGTCAACCTGCCAGAAGAGACCTTGCTGAGGCCTGCCTACGTGGTGCCCTGGCAGGACCCCTGGGAGCCATTCTACGTGGCTGGAGGCAAGGTGCCCACCTTCGACGAACGCTTTCGGCAGTACGGCTTCAATCGCATCAGCCAG gCCTGTGAGCTGCACGTGGCAGGATTTGATTTCGAGGTGCTGAATGAAGGTTTCCTGGTTCACAAGGGCTTCAAAGAAGCCCTGAAGTTCCATCCCCAAAAGGAGGCGGAAAATCAGCACAATAAGATTCTTTATCGCCAGTTCAAACAGGAGTTGAAGGCCAAGTATCCCGACTCCTCCCGTCATTGCTGA
- the BRMS1 gene encoding breast cancer metastasis-suppressor 1 encodes MPIQPPSKDTEEMEAEGDSAAEMNGEEEESEEERSGSQTESEEESSEMDEEDYERRRSECLNEMLDLEKQFSELKEKLFRERLSQLRVRLEEVGAERAPEYTEPLGGLQRSLRIRIEVAGIYKGFCLDVIRNKYECELQGARQHLESEKLLLYDTLQGELQERIQRLEEDRQSLDISSEWWDDKLHARGSSKTWDTLPPSKRKKAPLVSGPYIVYMLQEIDILEDWTAIKKARAAASPQKRKSDGP; translated from the exons ATGCCGATCCAGCCTCCCAGCAAAGACACAGAAGAGATGGAAGCAGAGGGTGATTCAGCTGCCGAGATGaatggggaggaagaagagagtgagGAGGAGCGGAGCGGCAGCCAGACGGAGTCCGAGGAGGAGAGCTCAG AGATGGACGAGGAGGACTACGAGCGGCGCCGCAGCGAGTGCCTCAACGAGATGCTGGACCTAGAGAAGCAGTTCTCGGAGCTCAAGGAGAA GTTGTTCAGGGAACGACTGAGTCAGCTGCGGGTGCGGCTAGAGGAAGTGGGGGCTGAGAGAGCGCCCGAATACACAGAGCCTCTGGGGGGGCTGCAGCGGAGCCTCAGGATTCGCATTGAGGTGGCAG GGATCTACAAGGGCTTCTGTCTGGACGTGATCAGGAACAAGTACGAGTGTGAGCTGCAGGGAGCCAGGCAACACCTGGAG AGCGAGAAGCTGCTGCTCTATGACACCCTGCAGGGGGAGCTGCAGGAGCGGATCCAGAGGCTGGAGGAGGACCGCCAGAGCCTGGACATTAGCTCAG AGTGGTGGGATGACAAACTGCACGCCAGAGGCAGCTCAAAGACCTGGGACACCCTGCCACCCAGCAAGAGGAAGAAGGCACCCCTCGTTTCTG GCCCTTACATCGTGTACATGCTACAGGAAATCGATATCCTAGAGGACTGGACGGCTATCAAAAAG GCTAGGGCAGCTGCGTCCCCTcagaagagaaaatcagatg GACCGTGA
- the RIN1 gene encoding ras and Rab interactor 1 — protein METPGEPGAGPLGAPSPSNFAPGHLEREKPAQDPLYDVPDASGGQTGGPQRPARTVSLRERLLLTRPVWLQLRANAAAALHVLRTEPPGTFLVRRSNTRQCQALCVRLPEASGPSFVSSHYIQESPGGISLEGSELVFPDLVQLICSYCHTRDILLLQLQLPRAIRQAATQKELEAISHLGIEFWSSSLNTKALPGPSEGPLLPRLKPRSPQELDQGTGAALCFFNPLFPGDLGPTKREKFKRSLKVRVSTETSSPLSPPAVPPPPVPVLPGAAPNQTETLPPRQLLQRESSVGYRVPGGASPSLPPLPSLQEVDCGSPSSSEEEGLQRPQGSTATSPRQGRRRRPLLRSVSTAFCSLLAPERLVGRAASALMQDRHTAVGQLVQDLLTQVRAGPEPQELQGVREALSLARAMLSAELGPEKLLPPNRLEHVLEKSLHRSVLKPLRPILVARLRCRLSADGSLGRLAEGLRLARAQGPGAFGSHWNLPSPVEVEPVRQKLLQLLHAYSPSAQVKWLLQACKLLYTALRTHWGEGAGADEFLPLLSLVLAQCDLPELLLEAEYMSELLEPTLLTGEGGYYLTSLSASLALLSGLGQAHALPLSPSQELQRSLSLWEQRRLPTTHNCQHLLRVAYQDPSSGCTSKTLAIPSGASIATLNQLCATKFRVTQPDTFGLFLYKEQGYHRLSPGALAHGLPTTGYLVYRKADWPETPGASPRASTEKDSREPQAEGEEEEKGSWGDGDIDVKASPKDSRGESETIAEQDEGPARGGPAQPEEPEAEGSRVAEE, from the exons ATGGAAACCCCTGGGGAGCCAGGAGCAGGCCCTCTTGGAGCCCCCAGCCCATCCAACTTCGCACCTGGGCACCTGGAGAGAGAAAA GCCAGCACAGGACCCGCTGTACGATGTGCCCGATGCCAGCGGGGGGCAGACAGGTGGGCCCCAGCGGCCAGCGCGCACGGTGAGCCTGCGGGAGCGCTTGCTGCTCACACGGCCCGTGTGGCTGCAGCTGCGGGCCAACGCGGCCGCCGCACTGCATGTGCTGAGGACGGAACCCCCAGGG ACATTCCTGGTGCGGAGGTCTAACACGCGCCAGTGCCAAGCTCTGTGCGTGCGGCTGCCCGAGGCCAGCGGCCCCTCCTTCGTCTCCAGCCACTATATCCAGGAAAGCCCTGGGG GAATCTCCTTGGAGGGATCTGAGCTCGTCTTCCCGGACCTGGTCCAGCTCATATGCTCCTACTGCCACACCCG ggACATCCTTCTCCTCCAGCTGCAGCTCCCCAGAGCTATCCGCCAGGCAGCCACCCAGAAGGAGCTGGAAGCCATCTCCCATCTGGGCATTG AGTTCTGGAGCTCCTCCCTCAACACCAAGGCTCTGCCGGGCCCGTCCGAAGGCCCACTGCTGCCCCGGCTGAAGCCCCGGTCCCCACAAGAGCTGGACCAGGGCACTGGAGCCGCCCTGTGCTTCTTCAATCCCCTGTTCCCGGGGGACCTGGGCCCCACCAAGCGGGAGAAATTCAAGAGGAGTTTAAAAGTGCGCGTGTCCACAGAGACCTCCAGTCCCCTGTCTCCACCTGCTGTGCCTCCTCCCCCTGTCCcagtgctgccaggagcagcccccAACCAGACAGAAACGTTGCCCCCTCGCCAGCTGCTGCAGAGGGAGAGCTCAGTGGGGTACCGTGTGCcagggggtgccagccccagcctcccgcccctgccctccctccaggaGGTGGACTGTGGCTCCCCTAGCAGCTCAGAGGAGGAGGGGCTGCAGAGGCCCCAGGGGAGTACAGCGACCTCACCCCGCCAGGGCCGCCGCCGGCGGCCTTTGCTCCGGTCTGTGAGCACTGCCTTCTGCTCTCTGCTGGCGCCTGAGCGGCTGGTGGGCCGGGCAGCCAGTGCACTCATGCAGGACCGCCACACGGCCGTGGGCCAGCTAGTGCAGGACCTACTGACCCAGGTGAGGGCCGGCCCCGAGCCCCAGGAGCTGCAGGGTGTCCGTGAGGCCCTGAGCCTGGCCCGAGCCATGCTGAGCGCGGAGCTGGGCCCTGAGAAGCTGCTGCCACCCAATAGGCTGG AACACGTCCTGGAGAAGTCACTGCATCGCTCGGTACTCAAGCCTCTCCGGCCCATCCTGGTGGCCCGTCTGAGGTGCCGGCTTTCTGCCGACGGCTCTCTGGGCCGTCTGGCTGAAGGCCTCCGCCTGGCCCGGGCCCAAGGTCCCGGAGCCTTCGGGTCCCACTGGAACCTGCCCTCCCCGGTAGAGGTGGAGCCGGTACGCCAGAAGCTGCTCCAGCTGCTCCACGCCTACTCACCCAGTGCCCAGGTCAAGTGGCTGCTGCAGGCCTGCAAGCTGCTCTACACAGCCCTGAGGACCCACTGGG GAGAGGGTGCGGGGGCCGACGAGTTTCTCCCACTGCTGAGCCTGGTCCTGGCCCAGTGTGACCTTCCCGAGCTGCTGTTGGAGGCCGAGTACATGTCAGAGCTGCTGGAGCCCACCCTGCTCACCGGAGAGG GGGGCTACTACCTGACCAGCCTCTCGGCCAGCCTGGCCCTGCTGAGTGGCCTGGGCCAGGCCCATGCCCTCCCCCTGAGCCCCTCACAGGAGCTGCAGCGCTCCCTCAGCCTCTGGGAGCAGCGCCGCCTGCCCACCACCCACAACTGCCAG CACCTCCTCCGAGTAGCCTATCAGGACCCCAGCAGTGGCTGCACCTCCAAGACCTTGGCCATTCCCTCAGGGGCCTCGATTGCCACCCTGAACCAGCTCTGTGCCACCAAGTTCCGAGTGACCCAGCCTGACACTTTTGGTCTGTTCCTGTACAAGGAGCAGGGCTACCACCGCCTGTCCCCCGGAGCCCTGGCCCACGGGCTTCCCACAACTGGCTACCTGGTCTACCGCAAGGCTGACTGGCCTGAAACCCCAGGGGCCTCTCCCAGGGCCTCCACAGAGAAGGACAGCAGGGAGCCACAGGCAGAGggcgaggaggaggagaaagggagctGGGGAGATGGGGACATCGACGTCAAAGCCAGCCCCAAGGACAGCAGAGGAGAGTCTGAGACAATTGCTGAGCAGGACGAGGGCCCAGCTAGGGGAGGCCCTGCTCAGCCAGAGGAACCAGAGGCGGAGGGAAGCCGGGTAGCTGAGGAATAA